A genomic segment from Natator depressus isolate rNatDep1 chromosome 19, rNatDep2.hap1, whole genome shotgun sequence encodes:
- the RSPO1 gene encoding R-spondin-1 isoform X2 codes for MGLDPRSCAPYGFEVSTEVSQGCAKGCDLCSEFNGCLKCSPKLFILLERNDIRQIGICLPSCPLGYFGVRNPDMNKCIKCKIENCEACFSRNFCTKCKEGLYLHKGRCYSTCPDGYSAANGTMECSSPAQCELSEWGPWGPCAKKRKLCGFKKGNEERSRKVLQAPSGDVSVCPATTELRKCTVQKNQCPEGKRKRKEEQDNTNGNRNRKDTKDAKSGTKKRKGQQRGTVVPMTPASPAQ; via the exons ATGGGACTAGATCCACGCTCCTGTGCTCCTTATGGGTTTGAAG TCAGTACCGAGGTGAGCCAGGGCTGTGCGAAAGGCTGTGACCTGTGCTCTGAGTTCAACGGGTGCCTGAAATGTTCCCCCAAACTCTTCATACTGCTGGAGAGGAACGACATCCGACAGATCGGGATCTGCCTGCCATCCTGTCCGCTGGGGTACTTCGGCGTTCGCAATCCAGACATGAACAAATGCATCA AATGCAAAATTGAGAACTGTGAGGCCTGTTTCAGCCGAAACTTTTGCACCAAATGTAAGGAAGGTTTGTACTTGCACAAAGGGAGATGTTATTCCACCTGCCCAGACGGCTACTCTGCTGCCAATGGCACCATGGAGTGCAGCAGTCCTG CACAATGTGAACTGAGCGAGTGGGGCCCTTGGGGCCCGTGCGCCAAGAAAAGGAAGCTGTGTGGCTTCAAGAAAGGCAACGAAGAGCGATCGCGGAAGGTTCTGCAGGCTCCCTCTGGAGATGTGTCTGTGTGTCCTGCCACCACGGAGCTCCGGAAATGCACAGTGCAGAAGAACCAGTGCCCTGAAG gaaaaaggaagagaaaggaagagcaAGATAACACGAATGGAAACAGAAACCGGAAAGACACCAAAGATGCTAAATCTGGCACCAAGAAAAGGAAAGGCCAACAGAGAGGGACTGTGGTCCCCATGACTCCAGCTAGCCCTGCTCAATAG
- the RSPO1 gene encoding R-spondin-1 isoform X1: protein MQLGLFLVVVFLSLMDLTGSSKVVKGKRQRRISTEVSQGCAKGCDLCSEFNGCLKCSPKLFILLERNDIRQIGICLPSCPLGYFGVRNPDMNKCIKCKIENCEACFSRNFCTKCKEGLYLHKGRCYSTCPDGYSAANGTMECSSPAQCELSEWGPWGPCAKKRKLCGFKKGNEERSRKVLQAPSGDVSVCPATTELRKCTVQKNQCPEGKRKRKEEQDNTNGNRNRKDTKDAKSGTKKRKGQQRGTVVPMTPASPAQ, encoded by the exons ATGCAGCTTGGACTGTTTCTGGTGGTGGTTTTTCTAAGCTTGATGGATCTGACAGGCAGCAGCAAGGTGGTGAAGGGCAAGAGGCAAAGACGAA TCAGTACCGAGGTGAGCCAGGGCTGTGCGAAAGGCTGTGACCTGTGCTCTGAGTTCAACGGGTGCCTGAAATGTTCCCCCAAACTCTTCATACTGCTGGAGAGGAACGACATCCGACAGATCGGGATCTGCCTGCCATCCTGTCCGCTGGGGTACTTCGGCGTTCGCAATCCAGACATGAACAAATGCATCA AATGCAAAATTGAGAACTGTGAGGCCTGTTTCAGCCGAAACTTTTGCACCAAATGTAAGGAAGGTTTGTACTTGCACAAAGGGAGATGTTATTCCACCTGCCCAGACGGCTACTCTGCTGCCAATGGCACCATGGAGTGCAGCAGTCCTG CACAATGTGAACTGAGCGAGTGGGGCCCTTGGGGCCCGTGCGCCAAGAAAAGGAAGCTGTGTGGCTTCAAGAAAGGCAACGAAGAGCGATCGCGGAAGGTTCTGCAGGCTCCCTCTGGAGATGTGTCTGTGTGTCCTGCCACCACGGAGCTCCGGAAATGCACAGTGCAGAAGAACCAGTGCCCTGAAG gaaaaaggaagagaaaggaagagcaAGATAACACGAATGGAAACAGAAACCGGAAAGACACCAAAGATGCTAAATCTGGCACCAAGAAAAGGAAAGGCCAACAGAGAGGGACTGTGGTCCCCATGACTCCAGCTAGCCCTGCTCAATAG